AATGGACGCTGCATTTGCCAAACTGGAAATTCCCAAATCATTGGGTAAGCAGGTATTCCGGGTGGTGGATAAGCTGGATAAGCTCTCTGAAAAAGCCTGGCGGAATTATGCCCTTGAATCCGGCCTGACCGAAAAGCAGGTGGATCAGCTCCAGGCCTTGCTGAATAATAATGACCTCTGGCAGGAATCCGAGGAGTTGGTCGCGTTCTTTGGCCTGCTCGAATCTTTCGGTATTAAAGAGTATGTGCAGTATAACCCCAAGGTGATCCGCGGACTGGACTATTACACCGGCACGGTCTTTGAGGCCTTCGAGTTGGGCGGAAAAGGCCGCGCGATCTTCGGCGGCGGCCGCTATGACAACCTTGTGGCGGACGTGGGCGGTAACGCGCTCTCTGGCGTAGGCTTCGCAATGGGTGATGTGGTCATTGAACTGGTGCTGCAGGATGCCGGCGTGATCCCGTCTGACCGGGGTGAGAAGCCGCAGGTTCTGGTGACCGTATTTGATGAAGCGACCTTGCCCGAATCCCTGAAAGCGGCTGCGACCCTGCGAGAGGCTGGGCTGCGCACGGTGATCTTCCCTGAAGCGGAAAAGATGGGCAAACAATTCAAGTTTGCCGATAAGCTGGATATCCCGGTTGCTGTGATCCTCGGACCTGATGAGGTGGCTGCAGGGCAGGCGGCAGTGAAGAACCTGAAAACTCGTGAGCAGGAAGTGGTGGCGAGGGGAAACCTGGCCGCTGAAGTGGAGAAGTTCTTGTCATCCGCTAAGTGATGTGATAAAATCAGTTTTCGATATGGTGCCTATAGCTCAACGGCAGAGCGCCGCACTGTGGATGCGGAGGTTGAGGGTTCGAAACCGTCTAGGCACCCTGAAAAAAACCCCGTATGGGGTTTTTTTATAATTTACTGCTACTGATAATTCAACATCAATCACATAGGAGTATAGACATGCCGGAGTTTGGATCGCCCTTTTCAGGATTGGCTAACGATAGAAAGCTGACGGAAGAGGAACTTATCAGAGCCATTCGCTTCATGGTCGCCGCTGAATATGAGGCCATTCAGTTATATATGCAGCTTGCGGAGTCAACCGACAATGATCTCGCGGTTAATGTGCTGAAGGATATCGCTGACGAGGAACGGATCCATGCCGGCGAGTTTTTAAGATTGCTTCATGAACTTGATCCAGACGAAGAAAAGTTTTATGCTGAGGGCGCCAAAGAGGTGGAGGGTGAAATCGGAAAGATGAAGTAAGGGGACTAAATTTAGTAGGGCCTTTGAGACCGGCGGGTTTGGGTCTTATTCAGTGTCCTGTGCGAATCGTTCTGAGATATTTTTATCCCTGACCTTTTAAAACAAGCCAAATTAAAACCTTAAGTCATGCATGGTGGCAAATCCGCCCGCATGACTTTTTCCATGCCCGGGAGGCGGTAAGCAGGTGGTTGGCCACCCGCCAGCCGGCCCGCAGCCGGTTTTCGTTGGCATTCCAGAAGAGACGTTTCATATGAGACCTGTCTGAGATAATGAGGGGGGGAAACGGTGATGAAGGGGTGAGAAGATTAAGCATAGTATGGCTGATTAATGGGAATTAAACATCAGCGGAATGGCCAGGGTTTGGGTAGTACCTGGGGAGGAGATGGAAGAGTGGGAGGTCAGATCTATATTGTGGGATAGTTGTTACATCATTTTCTTCTCCACATTGGAAACGAGACATACGGAAATCAATTTAAGGGAAAGGATCAATTATGATTAGTGTTGAGTTATCCGATAAGCAAATTGAAGAATTAATTGTTGTGTTGGAAAAGATTGAACATAACACGAAGGTAATCAAGGGTTGGTTACTTTATTTTGGAATATTGTCCATATTTGGATTCTTGTATTATCTTATGATCTTATTGGTAGGTTATTTTTCATAAATTTTTTCTCTGAATGGGAACTCATATAAATCTGTAAAAAAAGAAGGTCATCCATAACACCAAAGCTGCCGCCATGGAATATTTTGTCACATTGGAAGAGTGACTTACAGGTTGAAAAAATCACCTATTGTAATGGGAAAGCGATCTAATTCGGATTAGGAATATGGTAAATAGGAGAAATCATGAATGATGTTGAATTACCTATTGAGCAAATTGAAGATTTCCATAATAAGTTAAAGAAGATTGAACATAATACAAAAGTTATCAAGGGATGGATTGTTTATTTTGGGATATTAACAATATTAGGAATCTTACTAAATTTTATTATCATGACCATTGCTGCAATTTTGTACTAGTATGTCCATTTCTGTGCTAATTTGACATTTAAGGGTTGGTAGGTCATGCATTGTGGTGAAACCACCTGTATGACATTTTCGTCACGCTGGAAGCGTGACCTACAGGCTATGGCAAATTAATTAACTTACTTATTATGGAGCAATCCTAATGAAAAAGAAAAAGTACGTTATTTTATTTTTATTACTATTTTCTGCCTTTGCGATTACCTGTGTGATCTTTTAATAGATAGTAGCAGAGACGTGTTAACTAAAAGGGGGAGTAGTAGAATATTTTCTCGAACTTTTGCCCGACACATTTTTCCCGAAGAGAAGGTTGTTCTATAGCAGATTTGTAGGTCATGCATGGTGGTGAAACCACCAGTACAACTATTGTGTCACGCTGGAAGCGTGACCTACAAACCATAGTTCGTCATTCACCATTCACCATTCACCATCTCTTTCTCCATCATTGACCCTTCATCGCCATTGTGGCATAATTTAGAGGTCAAAAATTACGACCCAACGCGATGATGGAAACGAGTACACCCTCCGCTGGCTGGCAGCGATCTCGGGGCAGGTGAGAGCCGGGAAGTCATGAGTGTGGAAAATCCTTCCGGAGCGGCAAGCTGAACGCCCAACTGGGCCAGTAGGTGCGCCAGAGTCACCCTCTGTTATCAACGTGCGGTTTTGGCCGGCGGTTTTCGCCAGCGTAACCGATTGAGGTGTCCACATATACGTGGAAACCAGGGTGGTACCGCGGGCTTACAACTCGTCCCTGATTGGGATGAGTTTTGTTTTTTAATTACCTTTATCGGAGGCTTCATGTTCGAACCTGTCTCATCGAGATTGAATATCAATTTACTGGAAGAGGAAATTCTGCGCTTCTGGAAGAAAAACGATGTCTTCCACCAGTCCATGACCAGCCGTGAGGGCGGCCCGGAGTATGTCTTCTTTGAAGGCCCGCCGACTGCCAACGGTAAGCCGGGTGTGCATCATGTTCTGGCGCGGGTGTTCAAAGATATGTTCCCGCGCTATAAGAGCATGAACGGTTATCATGTTTCACGCCGAGGCGGGTGGGATACCCACGGGCTGCCGGTGGAGATCGAGGTGGAAAAGCGTCTGGGCTTCACCAACAAACAGCAAATTGAGGATTACGGCATTGCCAAGTTTAACGAGCTCTGCCGTGACTCGGTGTTCACCTACATTCAGGACTGGGAAAAACTCACGGACCGGATCGGTTATTGGGTGGACCTGGAGACGGCCTATGTGACCTATAAGAATTCTTACATCGAATCGGTCTGGTGGCTGCTGAAATCCATCTGGGATAAGGGCCTGCTCTATCAGGGCTTCAAGGTTGTACCGTATTGCCCGCGTTGTGGGACGCCGCTCTCCGATCATGAAGTTGCGCAGGGCTATGACCAGGCGGTAGACCCCTCACTCTTCGTGCGGATGCCGCTGGTCGATCAGGAGAACACCTCTTTATTGGTCTGGACGACCACACCCTGGACGCTGCCCGGTAACGTAGCTGTGGCAGCCCATCCGGATATTGAATATGTGAAGATCAAATACGGTGAAGGCGATGACGAGGAATATCTGGTCCTCGCCAGGCCGCTGCTGGAAAAGGTGATGGGCGATGCGCCTTATGAGGTTGTGAAGACCTATAAGGGCAAGCAGCTCCGTGGCTGGCACTACCGGCCGCTGTTCACCTTCCTGCCGGTTGAAAAGGATGCCCATTACATCGTGCTGGCCGATTTCGTCACCACTGAGGACGGCACCGGTTTGGTGCATATCGCCCCGGCCTTTGGCGCGGATGATATGCAGATGTCGGTGGAGAATGACCTGCCGATCCTGATGACCGTCAACGATGAAGGTCACTTCATCAATGAGATCAGCCCCTGGGCGGGCATGTGGGTCAAGGACGCCGATCCGTTGATCGTGGATGATCTCAATCAACGCGGGCTGATGTTCCGTTACGGCACCCATGAACACACCTATCCCTTCTGCTGGCGCTGCAAGACGCCGCTGCTCTACTATGCCCGGCCCACCTGGTATATCCGCACCAGCGAGAAGAAAGACCGCCTGGTGTCGTTGAATGAGAATATCAACTGGTACCCGGACTACATCAAGAACGGCCGCTTTGGCAACTGGCTGGAGAACAACATTGACTGGGCTTTGGGGCGTGAACGCTATTGGGGCACGCCGCTGCCCGTTTGGGAGTGCGAGAGCTGCCACCACCAGGAATGCATCGGTTCGGTGCAGGAACTGAGTGAGCATGCCGGCCGTGACCTGAGCGAGCTGGATTTGCACCGGCCCTATGTGGATAACGTCCATTTTGAATGTCCTGAATGCCACGGCAAGATGAACCGCGTGGCGGAACTGATTGATGTCTGGTTCGACTCCGGCTCGATGCCCGTGGCACAGTGGCATTATCCCTTTGAGAATCAGGAAACCTTCAAGGAACAGTTCCCTGGCGACTTCATTTGTGAAGCTGTGGACCAAACCCGCGGCTGGTTCTATACCCTGCATGCGATCAGCACGCTGGTGTTCGACAGCAATGCTTTCAAGAACGTGATCTGCCTCGGGTTGATCCTTGATAAGGACGGTCAGAAGATGTCCAAGTCGAAGGGTAACGTGGTGGAGCCCTGGGATGTGCTTAAGGCCCATGGCGCTGATGCGCTGCGCTGGTACCTTTACACCGCCAGCCCTCCGGGGCAGGAACGCCGCTTCTCTGAGGACCTGGTCGGTGAGGTTGTCCGCAATTTCACGTTGACACTCTGGAACACCTATTCCTTCTTTGCGACCTATGCCAATCTGGATAAATGGACGCCTGACAGCGAGGTCAAACCGGTCTACAGTGATCTGGATAAGTGGTTGTTGTCGTCGT
This Chloroflexota bacterium DNA region includes the following protein-coding sequences:
- a CDS encoding histidine--tRNA ligase, whose protein sequence is MKEALMADIIRSVKGTRDFYPDQMAVRRWMFDIVRRVSTRFGYQEYDGPCLEFIDLYAAKSGEELVKEQSFVFTSRGGEDLTLRPELTPTLARMVAQKQYELPLPLRWWSIGPMWRYEKPQRGRTREFFQWNIDLIGAGTVAADAEIVAVAATFLKEAGLKPDQVAIYVNNRRLMDAAFAKLEIPKSLGKQVFRVVDKLDKLSEKAWRNYALESGLTEKQVDQLQALLNNNDLWQESEELVAFFGLLESFGIKEYVQYNPKVIRGLDYYTGTVFEAFELGGKGRAIFGGGRYDNLVADVGGNALSGVGFAMGDVVIELVLQDAGVIPSDRGEKPQVLVTVFDEATLPESLKAAATLREAGLRTVIFPEAEKMGKQFKFADKLDIPVAVILGPDEVAAGQAAVKNLKTREQEVVARGNLAAEVEKFLSSAK
- a CDS encoding rubrerythrin yields the protein MPEFGSPFSGLANDRKLTEEELIRAIRFMVAAEYEAIQLYMQLAESTDNDLAVNVLKDIADEERIHAGEFLRLLHELDPDEEKFYAEGAKEVEGEIGKMK
- a CDS encoding isoleucine--tRNA ligase; translation: MFEPVSSRLNINLLEEEILRFWKKNDVFHQSMTSREGGPEYVFFEGPPTANGKPGVHHVLARVFKDMFPRYKSMNGYHVSRRGGWDTHGLPVEIEVEKRLGFTNKQQIEDYGIAKFNELCRDSVFTYIQDWEKLTDRIGYWVDLETAYVTYKNSYIESVWWLLKSIWDKGLLYQGFKVVPYCPRCGTPLSDHEVAQGYDQAVDPSLFVRMPLVDQENTSLLVWTTTPWTLPGNVAVAAHPDIEYVKIKYGEGDDEEYLVLARPLLEKVMGDAPYEVVKTYKGKQLRGWHYRPLFTFLPVEKDAHYIVLADFVTTEDGTGLVHIAPAFGADDMQMSVENDLPILMTVNDEGHFINEISPWAGMWVKDADPLIVDDLNQRGLMFRYGTHEHTYPFCWRCKTPLLYYARPTWYIRTSEKKDRLVSLNENINWYPDYIKNGRFGNWLENNIDWALGRERYWGTPLPVWECESCHHQECIGSVQELSEHAGRDLSELDLHRPYVDNVHFECPECHGKMNRVAELIDVWFDSGSMPVAQWHYPFENQETFKEQFPGDFICEAVDQTRGWFYTLHAISTLVFDSNAFKNVICLGLILDKDGQKMSKSKGNVVEPWDVLKAHGADALRWYLYTASPPGQERRFSEDLVGEVVRNFTLTLWNTYSFFATYANLDKWTPDSEVKPVYSDLDKWLLSSLNTLVRDVTVAFEDYDVLGATRPIEKFVDQLSNWYLRRSRRRYWKTESDSDKAAAYATLYEALRTLSFLLAPTMPFIADHMYQNLVRKMDPDAPISVHLAEWPTYDPEMIDEKLNRDMTTVMKLASLGHAARNSQNLKVRQPLALAEFVVGNLDEQSVVKDYADLLEDELNVKGVSLLGSASEAVSFSLNPLPKQLGQRFKADFPKVRKALMGLPADQSARQLLEGENLTVEVDGESYKISSDEVEVRAESKAGFAVASEGAYLAALVTEMTPELVNEGLVREFVRRVQSLRKDADLDIADRIHLYYTASERLAKAIQAFEDYIKEETLAADLAVGVNPEGLPFTQDEFDGETVRISLAKKS